The Betta splendens chromosome 4, fBetSpl5.4, whole genome shotgun sequence genome contains a region encoding:
- the lrrc40 gene encoding leucine-rich repeat-containing protein 40 isoform X1, translating into MSRFKRAGNVDSLAGFRNEEAEPAVPRGLLKGARKTGQLNLSGRGLTQVPQSVYRLNIDAPEEAERDVSFGASDRWWDQTDLVKLLLSSNQLTSLSDDIRLLAGLHILDLHDNQLSSLPSSLGELKELQQLRLSHNLLTSLPVKLFSLMNLRSLTVQQNLLEDLPEELGQLENLNELDVSINHLKCLPSSLGCLGSLQKLHLCHNKLCSLPKSLGKLTNVKLLDCSNNQLTDIPASLSEMVALEQLYLRHNKLRLLPRLCAPKLQELYVGNNQIEQLETEKLVCLPAISFLELRDNKIKTIPEYITSLRTLVRLDLTNNDITTLPASLSLLPSLKVLLLEGNPLRGIRRDLLTKGTSELLKYLRGRIQDRPEAADEGPTAMTLPSQAKFSEHNIKTLKLLEFSDRQADNIPDELFDAAVGRGVTAVNFSRNQLKSLPPRLVESHASLADINVGFNQLTCCSPAICQLLQLKHLDLRNNHLDELPSEMKNLTRLCSIILSFNRFKSFPDILYHIVTLETVLLCNNQVGAVDATRLMKLDHLSTLDLSNNDLLNIPPELGLCTSLRFLGLDGNPFRTPRPAVLAKGTDAVLEYLRGRILT; encoded by the exons ATGTCTCGGTTTAAAAGAGCCGGGAACGTGGACTCGCTCGCAGGCTTCAGGAACGAGGAAGCCGAACCGGCCGTTCCTCGCGGGTTGCTGAAGGGCGCCAGGAAAACCGGCCAGCTCAACCTCTCCGGCCGCGGACTCACCCAAG TCCCTCAGAGTGTGTACCGTCTGAACATCGACGCGCCAGAGGAGGCTGAGCGCGACGTGTCCTTTGGTGCTTCAGATCGCTGGTGGGACCAGACCGATCTGGTCAAGCTGCTACTGTCATCCAATCAACTTACCAGTTTGTCCGACGACATTCGACTCCTGGCTGGACTCCATATACTGGAT CTCCATGATAACCAGCTCAGCTCGTTGCCTAGTTCTTTGGGAGAACTGAAGGAATTGCAGCAACTGCGACTCAG tCATAACTTGCTGACATCATTGCCTGTGAAGCTGTTCTCTCTGATGAACCTTCGTAGTCTTACAGTCCAGCAGAATCTTTTGGAGGACCTGCCAGAGGAGCTGGGCCAGCTGGAGAACCTGAATGAGCTG GATGTGTCCATCAACCATCTTAAGTGCCTGCCCAGCAGTTTGGGGTGTCTGGGCAGTCTGCAGAAACTACACCTGTGCCACAACAAGCTCTGCTCTCTACCTAAAAGTCTGGGCAAACTCACAA ATGTTAAGCTATTGGACTGCAGCAACAATCAGCTTACTGACATTCCTGCCAGCCTCTCAGAGATGGTCGCTCTGGAGCAGCTCTATCTCAGACACAACAAGCTCCGACTTCTTCCACGTCTATGTGCACCCAAACTCCAG gAGTTGTATGTTGGAAACAATCAGATTGAACAGTTGGAGACAGAGAAGCTGGTCTGTCTACCAGCCATCTCATTCCTCGAGCTCCGAGACAACAAGATCAAAACCATACCTGAATACATCACCTCACTAAGAACGCTTGTCCGTCTGGATCTGACCAACAATGACATCACCAC tctgcCAGCGTCCCTCAGCCTCCTGCCCAGTCTGAAGGTCTTACTGTTGGAGGGAAACCCTCTTCGAGGGATCAGAAGAGATCTGCTCACT AAAGGAACAAGTGAGCTTCTAAAATATTTAAGAGGAAGAATCCAAG ataGGCCCGAGGCAGCAGATGAAGGTCCTACAGCAATGACGTTACCCAGTCAGGCCAAGTTCAGTGAACATAACATAAAAACGCTCAAGTTGTTGGAATTCAG TGACAGGCAGGCTGATAACATCCCAGATGAGCTGTTTGATGCTGCAGTGGGTCGAGGTGTTACTGCTGTTAACTTCAGCAGGAATCAACTAAAGTCGCTGCCTCCCAG ACTGGTGGAGTCTCATGCCTCATTGGCAGATATCAATGTTGGATTTAATCAGCTCACTTGCTGTTCTCCGGCCATCTGCCAATTGCTGCAACTGAAACACCTCGACCTGAG GAATAACCACCTGGATGAATTACCATCTGAGATGAAGAACCTAACTAGATTATGTTCCATCATCCTCAGTTTTAACAG ATTTAAATCCTTTCCTGACATCCTCTATCACATTGTTACCTTGGAGACGGTGTTGCTTTGTAACAACCAGGTGGGGGCAGTGGACGCTACTCGTTTGATGAAATTAGACCATTTATCAACACTGGATCTTTCAAACAATGATCTCCTCAACATTCCCCCTGAACTGGGCCTGTGTACCAGCCTCAG GTTCCTTGGTCTGGATGGAAACCCTTTCCGCACACCCAGACCAGCCGTCCTTGCCAAAGGCACAGATGCAGTTTTGGAGTATCTGCGTGGCCGCATCCTCACATAG
- the lrrc40 gene encoding leucine-rich repeat-containing protein 40 isoform X2 yields the protein MSRFKRAGNVDSLAGFRNEEAEPAVPRGLLKGARKTGQLNLSGRGLTQDRWWDQTDLVKLLLSSNQLTSLSDDIRLLAGLHILDLHDNQLSSLPSSLGELKELQQLRLSHNLLTSLPVKLFSLMNLRSLTVQQNLLEDLPEELGQLENLNELDVSINHLKCLPSSLGCLGSLQKLHLCHNKLCSLPKSLGKLTNVKLLDCSNNQLTDIPASLSEMVALEQLYLRHNKLRLLPRLCAPKLQELYVGNNQIEQLETEKLVCLPAISFLELRDNKIKTIPEYITSLRTLVRLDLTNNDITTLPASLSLLPSLKVLLLEGNPLRGIRRDLLTKGTSELLKYLRGRIQDRPEAADEGPTAMTLPSQAKFSEHNIKTLKLLEFSDRQADNIPDELFDAAVGRGVTAVNFSRNQLKSLPPRLVESHASLADINVGFNQLTCCSPAICQLLQLKHLDLRNNHLDELPSEMKNLTRLCSIILSFNRFKSFPDILYHIVTLETVLLCNNQVGAVDATRLMKLDHLSTLDLSNNDLLNIPPELGLCTSLRFLGLDGNPFRTPRPAVLAKGTDAVLEYLRGRILT from the exons ATGTCTCGGTTTAAAAGAGCCGGGAACGTGGACTCGCTCGCAGGCTTCAGGAACGAGGAAGCCGAACCGGCCGTTCCTCGCGGGTTGCTGAAGGGCGCCAGGAAAACCGGCCAGCTCAACCTCTCCGGCCGCGGACTCACCCAAG ATCGCTGGTGGGACCAGACCGATCTGGTCAAGCTGCTACTGTCATCCAATCAACTTACCAGTTTGTCCGACGACATTCGACTCCTGGCTGGACTCCATATACTGGAT CTCCATGATAACCAGCTCAGCTCGTTGCCTAGTTCTTTGGGAGAACTGAAGGAATTGCAGCAACTGCGACTCAG tCATAACTTGCTGACATCATTGCCTGTGAAGCTGTTCTCTCTGATGAACCTTCGTAGTCTTACAGTCCAGCAGAATCTTTTGGAGGACCTGCCAGAGGAGCTGGGCCAGCTGGAGAACCTGAATGAGCTG GATGTGTCCATCAACCATCTTAAGTGCCTGCCCAGCAGTTTGGGGTGTCTGGGCAGTCTGCAGAAACTACACCTGTGCCACAACAAGCTCTGCTCTCTACCTAAAAGTCTGGGCAAACTCACAA ATGTTAAGCTATTGGACTGCAGCAACAATCAGCTTACTGACATTCCTGCCAGCCTCTCAGAGATGGTCGCTCTGGAGCAGCTCTATCTCAGACACAACAAGCTCCGACTTCTTCCACGTCTATGTGCACCCAAACTCCAG gAGTTGTATGTTGGAAACAATCAGATTGAACAGTTGGAGACAGAGAAGCTGGTCTGTCTACCAGCCATCTCATTCCTCGAGCTCCGAGACAACAAGATCAAAACCATACCTGAATACATCACCTCACTAAGAACGCTTGTCCGTCTGGATCTGACCAACAATGACATCACCAC tctgcCAGCGTCCCTCAGCCTCCTGCCCAGTCTGAAGGTCTTACTGTTGGAGGGAAACCCTCTTCGAGGGATCAGAAGAGATCTGCTCACT AAAGGAACAAGTGAGCTTCTAAAATATTTAAGAGGAAGAATCCAAG ataGGCCCGAGGCAGCAGATGAAGGTCCTACAGCAATGACGTTACCCAGTCAGGCCAAGTTCAGTGAACATAACATAAAAACGCTCAAGTTGTTGGAATTCAG TGACAGGCAGGCTGATAACATCCCAGATGAGCTGTTTGATGCTGCAGTGGGTCGAGGTGTTACTGCTGTTAACTTCAGCAGGAATCAACTAAAGTCGCTGCCTCCCAG ACTGGTGGAGTCTCATGCCTCATTGGCAGATATCAATGTTGGATTTAATCAGCTCACTTGCTGTTCTCCGGCCATCTGCCAATTGCTGCAACTGAAACACCTCGACCTGAG GAATAACCACCTGGATGAATTACCATCTGAGATGAAGAACCTAACTAGATTATGTTCCATCATCCTCAGTTTTAACAG ATTTAAATCCTTTCCTGACATCCTCTATCACATTGTTACCTTGGAGACGGTGTTGCTTTGTAACAACCAGGTGGGGGCAGTGGACGCTACTCGTTTGATGAAATTAGACCATTTATCAACACTGGATCTTTCAAACAATGATCTCCTCAACATTCCCCCTGAACTGGGCCTGTGTACCAGCCTCAG GTTCCTTGGTCTGGATGGAAACCCTTTCCGCACACCCAGACCAGCCGTCCTTGCCAAAGGCACAGATGCAGTTTTGGAGTATCTGCGTGGCCGCATCCTCACATAG